From the genome of Natronogracilivirga saccharolytica:
TTCATGGTTACTCGTTTTTGAAGTAAACCTAATCAATTCAAATCGTCACCGCACTAAAAAGCTTTTAAAGCGTTAACTATCAATAAGTTCAAAGAACAACACTATATTTTTAATGGACACTTATGATCAAAAAAAATGAATGAAATAGATATAGGCAATCAAGTTTGGATGACTGCAAATCTGAACGTCGATAAGTTTCGCAATGATGATCTAATACTTGAAGTGCGGACAATTGAGGGATGGAAGAGAGCAAACAAAGAACTAAAGCCCGCTTGGTGCTATCTTGATTTTGATCCTGTCAAGGGTAAAAAATTCGGTAAACTTTATAATTGGCAAGCTGTTATTGACCCAAGAGGTTTAGCCCCCGATGGCTGGCACATACCTCACATTGATGAGTGGATGGAATTAGTAGATTATTTGGGTGGCGAGAAAATCTCCGGTTCAAAAATGAAACTCCTAAACGATTCTGAAAGTAGGGATCATTGCACAAATGATAGTGGCTTTTCTGCTCTTATTGGAGGTTATCGATATTTTAATGGAAGGTTGGAAACTTCTGGTATGAGTTACTGGTGGAGTTCCACAGAGGCTTATCCGACTACTGCCTGGATCATATCTTTGTTTTATGGCAGTGGTGATGTAATGGTGCTTGATGATGACAAGAAAAATGGATGTTACGTGCGTTGTATCAGGGGAAATGAGACGAATTATGATAGCAGGTTACCAAGACCTTCCTCTGTTTCTCTGCTCGCAGCAATCATTGGAGGGGGCCAATGATACAGGATGATGTGGTTGAAATCGAATCTCTTTCGATGCCAGCAGCTTGCCCAGCGGCGCGTTTATCTACCGGATCGAGGCCGGGGACTATGTGGAGACGAGAAGTATGATGTTTGTGAAGTGACGTGGTGGAACAAAATAACTTACACTAAAGGGGAGGCTACAGAATGAAAACTAAAATAAGATTTAAACATTCAGATTTTTATGAGTATTTGTCTTCATTGAATTCATCTTGGAGCAGATTAACAAGAATTATAGTATTACTTTTATTTGTTCATACTTTTTCATGTGAATCAGCAGTATTTGATAGCGATCAAACAGTAACTGACATTGATGGAAATGTATATG
Proteins encoded in this window:
- a CDS encoding fibrobacter succinogenes major paralogous domain-containing protein is translated as MNEIDIGNQVWMTANLNVDKFRNDDLILEVRTIEGWKRANKELKPAWCYLDFDPVKGKKFGKLYNWQAVIDPRGLAPDGWHIPHIDEWMELVDYLGGEKISGSKMKLLNDSESRDHCTNDSGFSALIGGYRYFNGRLETSGMSYWWSSTEAYPTTAWIISLFYGSGDVMVLDDDKKNGCYVRCIRGNETNYDSRLPRPSSVSLLAAIIGGGQ